A window of Roseiflexus castenholzii DSM 13941 genomic DNA:
GCAGTATCGGCGGCTGACACGATCCGCCGTAGAACATCGAGCGGATTGGTCGGTCCCTCGTTGCCCGGCTCGAACATCATGATGTCATCGAGCGACACCAGCACAATTTTGATGTTGGGGTTCTCAGTCATAAAGCGATCCGCCAGCGGTTGATAGATGTTGCGCTCGTACTCCCACACCGCAAACGAGATCGTGACCGTCTCGCTCCCGCTCGTCGGCGTTACTCCGGGGACTGCCGGAGTCGCATTACCCGATGGTGGCGGCGCGCCGCACGATGCCAGCAGCACCGCCCAGAAGGTCAGAAGTATCCATACACGCTGCATATGCCTGCCTTTCCACAATTGCCGGAAGCCACGCCTGTTCAAGAGTTGGTCGAGCGCTGACGAAAAGATACGAGCGGTGCATCGCCAGGAGAACCAGAGTGAGGGACATGCGCGGTCTGGCAGCGTCATCACGCTGAACTGAACATCAGGATCGCACCTGCACCGAGACGCCAGACGAAGCGCTCCTCTCCGCCATGGGAAGCGCGCACAGCGCCTGATCCGCGAGCATTCCGTCTCAATCGGTGTAATCCGTGGTTCGCGCCATCCTCACGAGCAGAGACCTGCATTGTTGTGCAAACGCCGGTTATCGTTCTTAGTAAAGAGACACCATGTAGTATAGCCAGATATCCTTAATCTGCAATGATGCCAGACTGAGACAGTGCCGCAACGCCTTTCGTCAGTGCTTATCATCCCGCTACAGGACGATGGAAAAGCCGGAAAAGTTCCACAGGCGAGCACAACATTCCTTCGTGCTCCGGGCAATGAGCGCTGTTCAACCCACACCCACGCCGTCGAGCACATCTGCGCACCGGCGCACCATATGCGCTGACTCCGTCCACATTACAGCGCCTGCCGCGCTGGATAGCGCAGACCAGCGCAACGGTCGATGGGCGCTTGTCCGCATGGTGAGTCGCATCTATAATGGCATGTGTACGACGCGCTGTAATATTAAAGGGACCGCCCATGACTGACGATCGGTATGTTATCCGTCCCTACTTTCGCGCGCCCTCGATTGATCCCGCCGGCAGTCGTATCGCATTCGTCTATGCAGGCGACATCTGGCTTGTTGATGTCAGCGGCGGGCAAGCCGAGCGACTGACCGCTCATCCTGCAAATCACATGCTGCCGCGCTGGTCGCCGGATGGTTCAGCCATCGCCTACACCTCATCTCGCACCGGACAGGGCGACGTGTATGTGCTGCCGCTCAACGGCGGCGAGGTGCGACGGATCACATATCACGAGGCGCAGAGCGCCGTCGAGTGCTGGTCGCCTGACGGCGCTGCCATCTATTTCACCTCTCAACGCGAGCGCCAGGGCGCCGCGATCTATCGCATCGCCGCATCAGGCGGTACGCCGGTTCGCTGGATTGCACAACCATACGAGCGCCTCGGCACAGTCGCGGTTTCACCCTGTGGTCGCTGGCTGGCATTCAGCCTGATGCGCGATCTGTGGTGGCGACGGGGACCGAATCCGTATGGCGGCGCAGAACTCTGGCTGGTATCGAATGCGCCTGACGCCGATGATTTCTTTCAATTGAGCGACGCGCCCGGTATGAATTACTGTCCCATGTGGTCGCCCGATAGTCAGTTGATCTTCTTTGTTTCTGATCGCGATGGAAGCGAAAATCTGTGGGTGGCGCCGCGAGAGGGAGGCGTCGCAGAGCGCATCACGGCATTCACCGACGGGCGCCTGCTCTGGCCCTCGATCAGCGCCGATGGCAGAATGATCGCATTCGAGCGTGATTTTGGCATCTGGACGCTCGATCTCGCTTCCGGTGCAACCACGCGCGTCCCGATTCAGGTGCGCCAGGATACCAAAGTGACGCCGGTGCGGGTGCAGACCTACACGCGCGATGCAGGTGAACTGGCGCTCTCGCCCGATGGAAAGAAAGTCGCCTTTACGGTGCGCGGGAAGATTTTCGCCGATTTTGCCGAAAAGGAAACGGAACGCGATCAGCGCCACGGGCCGGCCTATCGCATCTCGCACACGGCATTCCGCGATAGCGATATTGCCTGGTCGCCCGACAGCCGGCGCCTGGTCTATGTTTCTGATCGTCACGGCGACGAAGAAGTGTACTGCTACGATTTCCTCGCGCGCAGCGAAACCCGCCTGACGTTTGGAGCGAAACGTAAGAGCGCGCCTTGTTTCTCGCCTGATGGGCGCTGGATTGCATATGCAAGCGGTGATGACGAAATCCGGCTGATCGAGGTCTCAAGCGGAGAGGATCGCCCATTTATTCGGGCATACTTTGTCTTTGGCGCATCGTTCGCCTGGTCTCCCGATAGTCGCTGGCTGGCATTCTGCGCTCAGGACGAACGGTTTTTCAGCAATGTGTACGTGCAACATATCGAGGAAGAACAGGCGCATCAGATTTCGTTCCTCAGCAATCTCCAGGCGGCAGGACCGCTGTGGTCGCCTGATGGACGCTTTCTTGTCTTCACGACCGGACAGTATCGCGCCGAGTCGCAGATCGCGCGCATCGATCTGCAACCTCAACCACCGGTGTTCCGTGAGACGGAGTTCGAGCGGTTGTTTGAATTGCACAAAAGTGATTGTCGGGACAAACAGACGGCTGGACCGCCATCCACAGTCGGACCGCCCCATACGCGCAGTGCAGACGCCGATCGTGAGCCACAACCGATGGTTGTTCCTGTCATCGAACCGGATGATGAGTCCGACCGCGCTGCTCGTCAGCATAACGCGCCATCCAGGTTATCCAGATCCACGTCACCGAGCGAGATAACAATTGTGTTCAACGGTATCGAACGCCGGTTGCGCCTGTTGACGCCACCGCAAATGGATGCCATTGCATTGTGTATCAGCCCGGACGGACGCGATCTCGTGTGCAGCGCCACCATTGCGGGGCGGCAGAATCTCTGGACATTGCCGCTTGATGAGCCGCGCGCCGGTCAGGGACCGCGCCAGTTGACCAGCACTCCGGGCACGAAATCGTGTGCCTGCTTCACACCTGATGGGAAACAGATCTATTTCCTTGATGGTGGAACCATCGCGCTGCGAAAGTTTCCGAAGGGAGAACAGACGACGTTGCCCGTATCGGCTGAGGTGGTTGTCGATTTCACACAGGAAAAGCGGCAGATATTCGAAGAGTGCTGGCGGTTGCTGCGCGATTGCTTTTACGATGAGCGCTTTCGCGGCATCGACTGGAAAACGATACACGACCGGTATGCGCCACTGATCCAGGGGGCGCAGACCCCTCCTGAAGTGTATCTCTTGATCAACCTGATGGTCGGAGAACTCCGTTCTTCACACGTTGGATTGTTCAGAAGCGACGGGAATGGCGGTCAGGACGGCTACCTCGGCATCACGCTCGATACCATCGAATATCTGCGCAGCGGTCAATTCCGCGTTGCCGGGGTTATTCCCGACGGCCCGGCGGCAGTCGCCCACAATGGTGCGCTTCAACCCGGTGATGTGTTGCTGGCAGTCAATGGCGTCGCATTGAAACCGGAAACATCGCTCGATGCGTTGTTGCAACGCACGGCGGGCCAGCGGGTTATTCTGCGTGTGGTCAATCCTGCCGGCGAGCAGCGCGATGTCGAGGTGCGCCCCATCACGGCGGAACAGTATGACTGGTTGCGATACCGGGCATGGGTGCTTGAAAATGAACAGATCGTTCATCGGGCGAGTAACGGGCGCATCGGCTATGTGCACATTCGTAAGATGAGTTACGATGCATACCAGCAGTTCCTGACCGATCTCGATGTCGAAATGCATAACAAAGAAGGCTTGGTCGTCGACATCCGCTTTAACTCAGGCGGGCATACGGCAACGTTTATTCTCGATGTTCTGATGCGTCGCAGCGTTCTGTTCAGCGCCTTTCGCAATCGCTCTGTCGCCGATTCGTCGCATATCTTTGGCAATCGTGTGCTGAACAAGCCGACGGTGCTGGTGACGAACGAGGCATCGAGTTCTAATGCAGAAACCTTCAGCGAATCGTACCGTCGCCAGGGTCTGGGGAAGGTGGTCGGAAAACCAACGGCTGGCGCGGTTATCGGCACGTTCACTCGACTCCTGATTGATGGGACATCGCTCCGGTTGCCGCAACTGCGGGTCACGACACCTGAAGGCGAAGAGCTGGAAGGGCGCGGTCGACCGGTAGACGTCGATGTGCCGCTGCGACTGGGGGAGTGGCGCTATGGGCGTGATGCTCAACTCGAGGCGGCAGTGCGCGTGTTGCTCGCCGATCTCGATGGGCCGGACCATCATATCGAATAGCATCCCTATCGCCTGGATCATTCGACAGTTCTGCGAGAGGACACCATGAGTATCATTTGCGAGTCCTTTGGCGCTATCGACGGTCAGACGGTCGATCGTTTCACGCTGAGCAGCGACTCCGGCATCGAAGCGCAGATCATCACGTATGGCGGCGCGCTCGTGTCGCTCCGCGCTCCGGATCGTCATGGTCAACAGGGAGACGTCGTCGTCGGTTTCGATACCCTGACCCCCTACCTGAACAATCCGGCATATATCGGCAGCCTGATCGGTCGTTTCGCAAACCGGATCGCCAATGGCGCCTTCTCGCTTGGCGGCACGACGTATCACTTGGCGCGCAACCATGGCGGGCATCACCTCCACGGCGGTCTCACCGGCTTCGATAAAGTCATCTGGCGGGCACGCCCCATTTCCGACGCCGCTGAACCAGCACTGGAACTGACATACTTCAGCCGCGACGGAGACGAAGGGTATCCGGGTAATCTGAACGTCACCGTAACGTACATGCTGACTGGTGATGGCGCGCTGCGCATCGATTATCTTGCGACGACCGACCGCGCCACGGTGGTCAATCTGACGCACCATGCGTATTTCAATCTGAGCGGCAGCGGAAATATTCTGCGCCATGAGTTGCAGTTGTTCGCCGATCATTTTTTGCCCGTTGACGCATCGCTGATCCCAACCGGCGAGATTCGCGCCGTGCATGGCACGGTGATGGATTTCACCACGCCAACCCCAATCGGCGCTCGCATCCCCCATGATGATGAGCAGATTCGCCATGCTCTTGGCGGGTATGATCACACATGGATCATCGACGGCGCCGCTGGCGCGTTGCGCCGCGCTGCGCGCCTCGTCGATCCGGCGAGCGGTCGCGTGCTCGATGTGCTGACCACGCATCCCGGTATTCACCTGTATACCGGCAATTCCCTCGATGGAACACTGGTTGCGCGCAATGGACACGTGTTGACCAAACATGCCGCCCTCTGCCTGGAAACCCAGCACTTCCCCGATTCGCCGAACCATCCGCAGTTTCCTTCGACAATCCTCAAGCCTGGCGAGACGTACCGCCATATAACGGTCTTTCGCCTGTCGGTGGAATAATACCAATGACGATTGAAGATACCGCATGCTGGTCATTCCGAGCGCAGCGACGGGTCATGCCGCGCGCAGCGACGGGTCATTCCGCGCGCAGCGAGGAATCTCAGCGGGTCGCGCACGACCCCTCGCGCTGCTCAGGGTGACCATGCCGGATGGTCACAGGTCATTGGTATAACTCCAGCGCAGAGACCTCGATGCCGCCCGACAGTTCAGTGCCGGGTGGCATCGCATCCTGGGCGCTGCCGTATGCGCAGGCTGACGACGAACGTCACACCCGATGTCGTTCGCCAGGTTCCACCGGTGTGAAGCCTCCATCACTGTTCGCAGGCGCCTGACGGCCAGCACACTACTGAGTCGCAGCACTATCAAGGTCATCGCACTCACCGGCTGTATGTTTCTTCGATTGCATGGTCACACCCCTTGAAAGTGTGGTACTATACGCACATACCGACCGGTCATAGTATCTGGTAAGCTGGTGAGAAGCGTTTGATCCCGGTCATTGGCGAAACAGTGCCGGGGGCATGTGTGACGGAGGAGACAAGCGGACATGGATGCACTGACCCCGGACGAGCAGGAAATCCTTGATGGCCTCTTCGTGAAGTCGCAGATGCCTGGCTATGATCCGATGCTCGATACTACGGAAGAAGAACGTCGCATCGCCGCTAAATATATTGTGATCTGTTTACAGCAACTCGCGGCGCTGGGGATACGCTCACAGATCGTTATCTCTGACAATAATGATTGACCCAGAATGCTTGCCTTTCTACGCCGTTTGCTGAATAGCATCCGTCTTCCTCAACATGTCTCCCCGTTTTCGCTCCCGGTGCAGACGCCAGCATTGCCGGTTGAATCCATTTCTCCACGTGTGCTGATGATTGTCCACAACCCGCCGGTTTCGTCCGAGGGCAGGCGTCGCCTGACCGACATTTTTGGCTGGAATGACCCGGACCGCCTGGCGCGCCAGTATATTGCCGATCTGGAGTGGGCGAGCGGCGGATATGTGCGTTATCGCATTGTCGAACGTATCGACGCCGACTGGTTTCCACCCAAGATCGACGGGTTTTGCTACACCGGCGAAAGTTATGTATCCGCGTGGCGCTCGCGCCAGATGCACGAACCCGATCGGATCGACTACGAGGCGCAGGTTGCGGCGTTCGACCTGATCGGGCGCTACGAACGCGGCGAGATGGATGAGGTCTGGTTCTTTTCCTTCCCGTAT
This region includes:
- a CDS encoding S41 family peptidase; its protein translation is MTDDRYVIRPYFRAPSIDPAGSRIAFVYAGDIWLVDVSGGQAERLTAHPANHMLPRWSPDGSAIAYTSSRTGQGDVYVLPLNGGEVRRITYHEAQSAVECWSPDGAAIYFTSQRERQGAAIYRIAASGGTPVRWIAQPYERLGTVAVSPCGRWLAFSLMRDLWWRRGPNPYGGAELWLVSNAPDADDFFQLSDAPGMNYCPMWSPDSQLIFFVSDRDGSENLWVAPREGGVAERITAFTDGRLLWPSISADGRMIAFERDFGIWTLDLASGATTRVPIQVRQDTKVTPVRVQTYTRDAGELALSPDGKKVAFTVRGKIFADFAEKETERDQRHGPAYRISHTAFRDSDIAWSPDSRRLVYVSDRHGDEEVYCYDFLARSETRLTFGAKRKSAPCFSPDGRWIAYASGDDEIRLIEVSSGEDRPFIRAYFVFGASFAWSPDSRWLAFCAQDERFFSNVYVQHIEEEQAHQISFLSNLQAAGPLWSPDGRFLVFTTGQYRAESQIARIDLQPQPPVFRETEFERLFELHKSDCRDKQTAGPPSTVGPPHTRSADADREPQPMVVPVIEPDDESDRAARQHNAPSRLSRSTSPSEITIVFNGIERRLRLLTPPQMDAIALCISPDGRDLVCSATIAGRQNLWTLPLDEPRAGQGPRQLTSTPGTKSCACFTPDGKQIYFLDGGTIALRKFPKGEQTTLPVSAEVVVDFTQEKRQIFEECWRLLRDCFYDERFRGIDWKTIHDRYAPLIQGAQTPPEVYLLINLMVGELRSSHVGLFRSDGNGGQDGYLGITLDTIEYLRSGQFRVAGVIPDGPAAVAHNGALQPGDVLLAVNGVALKPETSLDALLQRTAGQRVILRVVNPAGEQRDVEVRPITAEQYDWLRYRAWVLENEQIVHRASNGRIGYVHIRKMSYDAYQQFLTDLDVEMHNKEGLVVDIRFNSGGHTATFILDVLMRRSVLFSAFRNRSVADSSHIFGNRVLNKPTVLVTNEASSSNAETFSESYRRQGLGKVVGKPTAGAVIGTFTRLLIDGTSLRLPQLRVTTPEGEELEGRGRPVDVDVPLRLGEWRYGRDAQLEAAVRVLLADLDGPDHHIE
- a CDS encoding aldose epimerase family protein, which translates into the protein MSIICESFGAIDGQTVDRFTLSSDSGIEAQIITYGGALVSLRAPDRHGQQGDVVVGFDTLTPYLNNPAYIGSLIGRFANRIANGAFSLGGTTYHLARNHGGHHLHGGLTGFDKVIWRARPISDAAEPALELTYFSRDGDEGYPGNLNVTVTYMLTGDGALRIDYLATTDRATVVNLTHHAYFNLSGSGNILRHELQLFADHFLPVDASLIPTGEIRAVHGTVMDFTTPTPIGARIPHDDEQIRHALGGYDHTWIIDGAAGALRRAARLVDPASGRVLDVLTTHPGIHLYTGNSLDGTLVARNGHVLTKHAALCLETQHFPDSPNHPQFPSTILKPGETYRHITVFRLSVE